The nucleotide window CCGCCACGGACTGGATCGCCCAGGACGCCGCGCACGCCCGGCACATCCTCGCTCACGGCATCCACTCCCTGATCGCCGTCCCGCTCCTCGCCCGCGGCATCGCGCTGGGCATCGCCAGCTTCTACCGCTCGCAGGACCCCGCCCCGTTCGGCGACGACGACCGTTCGCTGGCCCAGGAGCTCGCCACCCGCGCCGCCATCTGCATCGACAACGCCCGCCGCTTCACCCGCGAACACACCATGGTCCTCGCCCTGCAGCACAGCCTGCTGCCGCAGCGCTTCCCCGAGCAGAGCGCCGTCGAGGTCGCCCACCGCTACCTGCCGGCCGAATCCGGGGTCGGCGGCGACTGGTTCGACGTGATCCCCCTTTCGGGCACCCGCGTCGCCCTCGTCGTCGGGGACGTCGTCGGCCACGGGCTGCACGCCGCCGCCACCATGGGCCGGCTGCGCACCGCCGCGCGCAACTTCGCCGAACTCGACCTGCCCCCCGACGAAGTCCTCACCCAGCTCGACAATCTCGTGGGGCGCCTCGACCGGGACGAGGGCACCGAGGACCCCGCCGCCGACAGCCCCGGCATCATCGGCGCCACCTGCCTGTACGCCATTTACGACCCCACCTCGCAGGTGTGCGTGATGGCCCGGTCCGGCCACCCCCCGCCCGCGCTGGTCCGCCCCGACGGCGCCGTCACGTTCCCCGACCTGCCCGCCGGCCCGCCGCTGGGCCTGGGCGGGCTGCCCTTCGAGACCGCCGCCTTCCCGCTCCCCGAAGGCTCTTCGCTCGTCCTCTACACCGACGGGCTCCTCACCGACCGCCACCGCGATGTCGACACGGCCCTCGACCGGCTGCGCCGGGCCCTGTCCCACCCGGCCCGTTCCCCCGAGGACACCTGTGAGGCGGTGGTCCGGACCGTGGTGCCGCCGCACCCCGACGACGACATCGCCCTGCTCGTCGCCCGCACCCACGCCCTGGACCCCCGGCGGATCGCCACCTGGGACCTGCCCGCCGACCCGTCGCTGGTCTCCGGCATCCGTGCCGCCGTGACCCGCCAACTGGCCGCATGGGGACTGGAGGAGGCCGTCTTCGCCACCGAACTCCTGCTCAGCGAGCTGGTCACCAATGCCATCCGCTACGGCACCGCCCCAATCCAGGTCCGGCTGCTCCACGACCGCACGCTGATCTGCGAGGTCTCCGACGCCAGCAGCACCGCTCCACATCTGCGCCATGCGGCCAGCACCGACGAGGGCGGCCGCGGGCTGTTCCTCGTCGCCCAGCTCGCCCAGGCGTGGGGCACCCGCTACACCGTCGGCGGCAAGGTCATCTGGGCCGAGTGCGCGCTGGAGCCCCCCGGCGGAAAGTCCGACGCCGCCGAGAGCCTTTTCGACGACATCCCCGCCCTCTAGCGGCCCCTGCGGCAGCAACACCACAGCGGGCCGTACCATGACGGAACGTGCACATAACGGCATGAAGGGCGCACCACGGAACCGCCCCGTGCGCCGCCCGCACCGCCGCGGAACACCCCGCGGCGCGGCCCGGCCCGTCGGGCCGCCAGGAAGAACCACGAGGCCGACCCCCGGAGAAGTCCGTGCATGACGCTCCTGACCGCAGCCCTCCCCCGCGCCGTGCCCCGGAGCCCCTCGTCCGCATCCGCGGTATCGGCAAGCGGTTCGGCGGCACGCTCGCCCTGGACGCCGTCGACCTCGACATCCGGCCCGGCCGCGTCCTCGCCCTGCTCGGGCCCAACGGCGCGGGGAAATCCACCCTCATCAAGGTGCTCGCGGGCGTCCACCACGCCGACGCCGGCACGGTGACGGTCGCCGGGCACCCGCTCGGCACCGAAGCGGCCTCCCGCGCCCTGTCCTTCATCCATCAGGACCTGGGTCTGGTCGAGTGGATGACGGTCGCCGAGAACATCGCCCTGGGCGCCGGGTACCCGCGCCGCGCGGGCCTGCTGTCGTGGCGGAGAACCCGCCGGCAGGCCACCGCGGCGCTGGACATCGTCGCCGCGCATCTGGACCCGGACACGCCCCTGGCCGACCTCCCGCGCGCCGAACGCTCCCTGGTGGCCCTCGCCCGCGCGCTGTCCAGCCAGGCCGCGCTCCTCGTCCTCGACGAGCCGACCGCCAGCCTCCCGGCAGCGGACTGCGCCCGGCTCTTCGACGTGCTGCACACCCTGCGCGACCAGGGCCACGCCATCGTCCACGTCACCCACCGGATCGACGAGGTGTACAAGGTCGCCGACGACTTCGCCGTGCTGCGCGACGGCCGCCTGATCAGCGAAGGTCCGCTGGCCGGCTACGACCCGGGCCGCCTCGTGCACGACATCGTGGGCCACACACCGGCCGGCCACCGGATCGCACCCGCCGCGGGCCCGGCCGTCCTCTGCCTCGACCGGGTAGGGACCGCGAACACCGCACCGGTCAGCCTGGAACTGCGCGCGGGCGAGATCCTCGGCATGGTGGGCCTCACCGGCGCCGGGCACATGGAACTGGGCCGCGCCCTCGCCGGCGCCGGCCACCTCCTCGGCGGGCGGGCCCTGCTCGACGGACGGCCCTACGCGCCGGACACGGTCGCCGCCGCCGTCGCCGCCGGCGTCGGCCTGGTGACCAGCAACCGACAGGAAGAGGGCTGCGCCGCCGAACTGACGGTGCGGGAGAACTTCCTGGCCAACCCCCGGGCGGGCGGCGGACCGGCCGTGCACTGGATCGGCCCCCGCCGCGAGCGCGCCGAAGCGGCCGCCCTGATCAAGCGGTTCTCGGTGTCGCCCGGGGACACCGAGGCACCGATCGCCACCCTCTCCGGAGGGAACCAGCAGAAGGTCATGGTCGGCCGGTGGCTGGGGCGCAACCGGCGGCTGCTGATCCTCGAAGAGCCGACCGCCGGAGTGGACATCGGCGCCAAGGCGGCGCTCTACCGCCTGCTCCAGGAGGCGCTGGCCGACGGCCTCGCGGTGCTGCTCCTGTCCACCGACTTCGAGGAGGTCGCCCAGGTGTGCCACCGGGCCCTGGTCTTCGTCCGCGGGGCGGTGACCGTGCAG belongs to Streptomyces sp. NBC_01454 and includes:
- a CDS encoding sugar ABC transporter ATP-binding protein: MHDAPDRSPPPRRAPEPLVRIRGIGKRFGGTLALDAVDLDIRPGRVLALLGPNGAGKSTLIKVLAGVHHADAGTVTVAGHPLGTEAASRALSFIHQDLGLVEWMTVAENIALGAGYPRRAGLLSWRRTRRQATAALDIVAAHLDPDTPLADLPRAERSLVALARALSSQAALLVLDEPTASLPAADCARLFDVLHTLRDQGHAIVHVTHRIDEVYKVADDFAVLRDGRLISEGPLAGYDPGRLVHDIVGHTPAGHRIAPAAGPAVLCLDRVGTANTAPVSLELRAGEILGMVGLTGAGHMELGRALAGAGHLLGGRALLDGRPYAPDTVAAAVAAGVGLVTSNRQEEGCAAELTVRENFLANPRAGGGPAVHWIGPRRERAEAAALIKRFSVSPGDTEAPIATLSGGNQQKVMVGRWLGRNRRLLILEEPTAGVDIGAKAALYRLLQEALADGLAVLLLSTDFEEVAQVCHRALVFVRGAVTVQLSGEALTAAGLARASSAMTALTGTRRR